In one Umezawaea sp. Da 62-37 genomic region, the following are encoded:
- a CDS encoding SDR family oxidoreductase yields MSQMDLSGRCVLVTGAARGLGAGMAQALTAAGARVMIADVLKDAGEQTAAGLEGAGFVELDVTDDAAWENAVAHTVAEFGGLDVVVNNAGIEVTALLVDVDPDETRKMLEVNVLGTMLGLKHGMRAMRPGGAAGNGGTIINISSVAATIAFPAIGGYSATKSAVDRLTRVAAAESGKLGYGVRVNCVYPGLVATDMGMKLAVETAGIGLFESPEAAVGAVVELTPSGRLGEVSDMADAVVFLASDASRFVNGAGLPVDGGMGM; encoded by the coding sequence ATGAGCCAAATGGATCTGTCCGGGAGGTGCGTCCTGGTCACCGGGGCCGCCCGCGGCCTCGGAGCGGGCATGGCGCAGGCGCTCACCGCCGCGGGGGCGAGGGTGATGATCGCCGACGTGCTCAAGGACGCGGGCGAGCAGACCGCCGCGGGCCTGGAGGGCGCCGGGTTCGTCGAACTGGACGTCACCGACGACGCCGCGTGGGAGAACGCCGTCGCGCACACCGTCGCCGAGTTCGGCGGGCTGGACGTCGTGGTCAACAACGCGGGCATCGAGGTCACGGCGCTGCTCGTGGACGTCGACCCGGACGAGACGCGCAAGATGCTGGAGGTCAACGTCCTCGGCACCATGCTCGGCCTCAAGCACGGCATGCGAGCCATGCGGCCCGGCGGTGCCGCGGGCAACGGCGGCACGATCATCAACATCTCGTCGGTCGCGGCCACCATCGCGTTCCCCGCGATCGGCGGCTACTCGGCCACCAAGTCCGCGGTCGACCGGCTCACCAGGGTCGCGGCCGCCGAGTCGGGCAAGCTCGGCTACGGCGTGCGCGTCAACTGCGTCTACCCCGGCCTGGTCGCCACCGACATGGGCATGAAGCTCGCCGTCGAGACCGCGGGCATCGGCCTGTTCGAGAGCCCGGAGGCCGCCGTGGGCGCGGTCGTCGAACTGACGCCCTCCGGACGGCTGGGCGAGGTGTCCGACATGGCCGACGCGGTGGTGTTCCTCGCCTCCGACGCGTCGCGGTTCGTCAACGGCGCCGGCCTGCCGGTCGACGGCGGAATGGGGATGTGA